Sequence from the Argopecten irradians isolate NY chromosome 12, Ai_NY, whole genome shotgun sequence genome:
GCAATGATGTGTCCCACCACGGAAATCCAGATTCCTATGGGAAACCTAGGAACTACTCTTCATTTCGAGTTACACCATTTAGAGTCGGTATGCAAGTAAGTAAATAACCTTTTTtcgttgtgttttttttaattatcgtACTAAAACTAAACTGAGCTAAATTAAATAGTTTTAaagtatgtaaaatattatatgcatataacaatcaaaaatattaaaatagcTTTTCAAAACATTGGATGACAACATGTTGTACAGTATCCTAGCAGTTTCCTTTTATCGAGAgtaaccaactaaatgattttacacaGACCATAGTGTTAAAGGTTGTTCAAGTTTTGtgatgtattattaaaacagctGAATATTTGTTAGCTACTGTGTTCTATAAATAATGTCCAGGTTCTTATATGACAACAGacaaaaaaagtttgggtccttctgctcaaagcTCAAACTCCAGCCAGGGTAGCCATTTTAAAATAAGGTGCATTTTGCATTAAATACTCCTGAAATTGTAATGTTTTGatcttttcattatcaaaatgacATTTTGAACCTTAatttcaatctgaatttccaaattaatatcattgtgatctaggaataattacacaggggccatttcgaagtgttttttttatttagttggttgttccctttTCTGAACATTAAGTTTGTGTTTGGCATTATTTAGAAGGGTTTGAGACGGGATTTACTGTGTTATGTTTGTATGAATACGACGTAAGCGCGTTGATGTTTCAGTTTTGATAAATGTGATCGATTCGTCATGTGTTGTTCCATTTAGCGAACGCGTTCCAAGTTAACACAACCTGAGCGTTCCGCTAAATGGAATTTCGCTGATAAGATGTcgtgatatatttattttatgacatAGTATAAACAATTGGTTGACCATGCTTTCGCAATTTTCTCCACAAAATTCCTTTATTTATcaaactgtaaaccaatttatcTTAAAATCCATCTACGCGAATacaaattcaaaacaaatacttttcaataTGTTATAAGTGCTTCATACTGCAAACGTTAAAAGATGCTTATCACTCCGAAGTACGtggttctgttctccttccatGTTTTCATGAGGATCTTATCAATACAATGTGTTTATATCTTCACATATTTCATCGATTTTGTGATCGGGTTCGAATTTTTTTCTTGACTCTGCCTTTTTCAGCTACACCGCACAGTTCCTGGAGTGTTTTGACATGCTGTCTGCGTCCTTCACGTGTGGAGAGATGTCAAACTTAGTGGCTGATGTATTTCGTGTGTTACAGGATCGCATCTGTCAGCAGCCATGGCAACAAGGTAAAACTTCTTTAATTCTTTGTCTTCAGTTCAGTCCCGGAATTATTCTTCATTGTTACTGTTAACGTTTGTTTGTGATATTGGGCCATGTCTTGAGTAGTCCAAATGGAAAAGTTATCATTTCAAGCGTTTGAGGTATTGGTGCATAATAAGCGTAATTTGTTTTGATTGCAAACGACAAATATATCACTTCAGTTGTTCTTACTTCATCAATCCGATATACTACCGcataataatgtatatcaaGTGTACTAAAAATcgataacacaaaataatatgcaaacaTATTAGAGCTTGATTTATTTCAAGCGTTTAACATCTTATTACAAATCTTGTACACGCAGCCTGTTTTGTTTTAGACGTTCTCTCATTGCTCCAGTGCGCCAACAACAAAGCCTTACAGGTGGTTGTATTCGGAGAGCTACAGAGATTGAGTGGTGTCGCCTCGGCTTATCATGAAATGGGATTGCCAATGTCCAAGCAAATGTCGAAACTTTGTCGGTATGTATCACTGAAAGAACACGGGGTTAGCAGAACTTTAGTCAAAGCTTTCTTGTCATAATATTCCCTTACCTATGTCTTTtattgtaactaaagaaaatgGAATCTCTTAATtgttttttcaatataataaaACACTGAATCAGGTAAAAGAGATTTGATATCATAGCATTTCAAAACATAAATCAGTACCACAAAACTATACCACAGTCATTGGACTCGTCCATTTATGTCTGTAGACTATATTGCATACCTAAGTACTAATTCTCTCATCTAGACCGCGTTATAGAATGAAGCCTTGCGGTAAAGTAGGGGAAGGGGCTGAAAGGCAATCTAATTTACCAATATCGTGATTTTTTATCATAAAGCACAAACTCTCAAATAGATTGAACGAACTACCAAAACAGCTTTGAATTTATTATTTGCAATTAGACATAAATTGTAATCCTTCCTTTATAGGAGGCAGTTCTCGTCCTTCAATGGAGTGATGAGCTATACGACCTCTCTCTGTGACGGCAATGTCTACAATACGGTCTGTGATATCCGTGCGAGACTCGACCCATACATGGACGCCATGTTGTCAATATTGAGCCCCAACACGGAATGTCCAAAAGAAACGTTTAGGTGTCAGAGGGGACTATAGACCTGTCAATCAAAATGGCGTGTGTAAGGAGCATGAGGTAAAGCCAGTTTTGTTCCACTGCGAACGTTTACGTTTAACTGCTATTTTATTACGGAATGTCATATACATAACATCTTTTGAGGACATATATTGGATATTTTTAGAACatatgataaattttaaagaaatatttgattCAATTGCATGacactttacatgtacattcaatTTTTGACCTGTTTTCAAAAATTCCCAAGCTGCTTACCGtttatattatatcaaatatatgcACATTTGTACgagttaaaataataaaatttccaTTTCTACCCATTGGCCTTTTGCCTCTAAAACTGCATGTGCCAAGAAcaatttaacaatgttttgaaTAGCACACAATGTGCTATTGGTCTTTTTGATATCCTCATACAAAATAAGTGTATATCACGGATGAACCCCCAGAATGGCCCAAATCGCTTGCCTTCCTGTATGTAACtaaattttcttaatatttcaGAACACGAGATCACAAAGACAGCTTCCACTCACCTCATTTGAAGGTTTGATTGGTGTTACTGCCTGACATTTCACTCTCCGAT
This genomic interval carries:
- the LOC138336832 gene encoding uncharacterized protein, producing MNSIYLLTLAVCVVGCWATENPLSKRSMLRMIQGPPGRNSGRHPGQDDRCLMAMMCPTTEIQIPMGNLGTTLHFELHHLESVCNYTAQFLECFDMLSASFTCGEMSNLVADVFRVLQDRICQQPWQQDVLSLLQCANNKALQVVVFGELQRLSGVASAYHEMGLPMSKQMSKLCRRQFSSFNGVMSYTTSLCDGNVYNTVCDIRARLDPYMDAMLSILSPNTECPKETFRCQRGL